The genomic region CCCAGGCGCCGCGATCGGTCAGGGTGAAGGTGTGCTCGTGGTGGGCAGCCCGGCTGCCGTCGGAGCTGACGACCGTCCAGTCGTCGTCGAGCACATCGGTCTCGCAGGTCCCTAGGGTAATCATCGGCTCGACCGCCAGCGCGAGGCCCCTCACCAGCTTGGGCCCACGACCCGGCCGGCCGACGTTCGGGACGTTGGGCGGCAGGTGCATCTGGGTGCCGATCCCGTGGCCGACGTAGTCCTCGACGATGCCGTAGGTCCCCGCACTCCGCACGAAGGTCTCGACCGCGTGGGAGATGTCGCTGACCCGGCCGCCGAGACGGGCCGCGGCGATGCCCCGCCAGAGGGCCTCCTCGGTGACCCGCATCAGCTCGGAGACCTCCGCAGGCACCTCGCCGACCGCCACGGTGATCGCGGCGTCGCCGTGCCAGCCGTCCAGGACGGCGCCGCAGTCGATCGAGACGACGTCACCGTCGGCCAGGACCCGGTCCCCCGGGATCCCGTGCACGACCTCGTCGTTGACCGAGACGCAGATCGACGCCGGGAAGCCGTGGTAGCCCAGGA from Nocardioides pantholopis harbors:
- the map gene encoding type I methionyl aminopeptidase, with translation MGFLDRGLEIKTPEQVGAMRRAGLVVGTTLEVLRAAVRPGISTRELDAVAEDSIRSAGATPSFLGYHGFPASICVSVNDEVVHGIPGDRVLADGDVVSIDCGAVLDGWHGDAAITVAVGEVPAEVSELMRVTEEALWRGIAAARLGGRVSDISHAVETFVRSAGTYGIVEDYVGHGIGTQMHLPPNVPNVGRPGRGPKLVRGLALAVEPMITLGTCETDVLDDDWTVVSSDGSRAAHHEHTFTLTDRGAWVLTAIDGGESWLTALGVPFGGLD